TGCTACATTTTCCACGGGGGAAAAGATCCGCAATCCTAAGTACCTTCGCTTGTATGAAAAGAAACTGATTCAATGGCAAAAGAAACTGTCCCGCAGGCAGAGAGGCGGGAACAATCATGAAAAAGCGAGAAGAAAAGTAGCCATCTGGCATGAAAAAGTAGCCAACACCCGAAAAGACTTCTTACAGAAACTGTCCACCAGACTGATTCGCGAAAACCAAGTAATCTGTTTGGAGGATTTGCAAGTGAGTAACCTGATCAAGAATCACAAGCTGGCCAAAAGTATGGCGGATGCGTCATGGTCCACCTTTCGTGACATGCTTGTCTACAAAGCTGAATGGTATGGACGAACGATCTCTTTTGTAGGGAAACAATTTCCTTCCAGCCAACTCTGCTCCACTCCCAACTGCGGGAATCGTAACACAGACGTTAAGAACCTGAACTTACGTGCATGGACATGTTCCCACTGTGGGACACTGCATGACCGTGACGAGAATGCCGCCATCAATATCGAGTGTGAAGGACTTCGCTTGTTGTGAGAAACAACTTAACTGTCGGGACGACAGGGATAGCTTGGCTGACTTCACTTCAGTAGAAGTGACTACCCAAGAATCCCCCACCTCTAAGCGGTAGCGTAGGTGGAGGGAGTGTTCAATAGAGAAAATAAGGCAATGTGTGAAATGAACTTTGGGCCGCAGGGAAAAGGGGGCAAAAGCATGTCAATCCTCATCACAGGAGCAACGGGCAAACTAGGGAGCTTGATTATCGAGCAGCTTTTAAAAAGGGTGGAAAGAGAACGCCTCATTGCCTGTGTGCACAGACTGGACAAAGCGATACAGTTAAGAGAATTGGGAATCGAGGTAAGACAGGCGGATTATGATGACCCTCTGTCTCTGGAACGCTCTTTTGCGGGCGGCTCGAAGCTTTTGTTTATTTCTAGCCCGCACACGGATGATACCGTTCGTGTACGACAGCATAGTCATGTCATAGAAGCGGCGAAAAAAGCAAATATCACTCACCTGGTGTATACCAGCTTTGCCTTTTTGGAAAAGGCAAATATCTCGCTCACGCATCTTCATTTAGCTACGGAACACGCCATTCGCACGACAGGGATACCGTATACGTTTCTGCGGAATGGACTTTACAGTGATGTGATTGCGGCATTTGGTATTCAGCAGGCAATCGAAACAGGAGAGCTCATTACATACCCTGGCAAGTGGAGCTTTCACACAGTGACACGCGAGGATCTTTCATTGGCTGCTGCCACTGTCATCAGCACAGAGGGGCACGAAAATCAGACTTACGAGCTTACGGCTTCCCGAGCTTGGAATTTCGTAGAGCTGGCTGAGGTGTTGGCGGCACGGACAGGGAAATCCATCAGGCATCGGGAGGACCCTGTTGCAGAAAGTTGGCTGTATCACTTCTTGATGCAAATTGATGCGAGTAGCACGACGACGGATTTGGAGAGAATCATCGGCAAGCCTACTGCTTCACTCGAGCAAATGGTTAGGCAAATCATGGAGCAAGCGTAGTGCAGCGTGCTTGGCATCCAGTAGACAAAGAAAACGGCACATGATATGAATGAGGAAAAGGTGTCGATCATGACGAGGTAGGAGATAACGCCCTTATGTATAGAATCGGTGTTGTAGGACCATTTCCTTCGGTGGAGCGGATACTGGCGGTCGCCAATGAATTTGAGCATGAAATCGAATTTGTCCCCTTTCGTTATGAAGACGTACGTGAAGTGAGCAATATCGTCCAGGAACATCATCCAGAGTTAAACGGATGGTTTTTCTCAGGGCCGGTTCCGTTTACCATCGCAAAAAAGGTGCTAACCCCAGATGCCAATATCGTGTATTGCCCGCCGAACGGTTCGAATTTGTATCGTTGCTTCATTCAGATGTCGATTGATCAAAACACAGCCGTGAACCGTGTCTCCATCGACATGATCGAGTCGGAAGGGACGCATTTGCGAGAGTCGATGTCGGAGCTGGACATACCCGACGAGGAGATTTACGTTACTACGTACGACGAGCATTTTGACCTCGATGCGATCACGCAGTTTCATGTATCGCTGTGGCGTGAAGGCAAGACACAAGGAGCGTTCACCACGTTTTCTGTAGTTGAACATGCGCTGCGTGAGGAAGGCATTCCTGTCTATCGTGTTCTCATGACGAAAATGGAGATTCGTCAGGCGATGAAAATCGTCATCGAAAAGGTGAAAAGCTCCTATTTTAAGGACACACAAATTGGGGTAGAGATCATTGAGCTGGAGCAGTTTGACAAGATTCCCGAGCGGACCAGCACGCGCTTTTACTTGCAGCATCTGGAGCTGAAGATCAGACAAATTCTGCTTGCGCTCTGCGATCGGCTGGACGGCTCTCTGCTGGCAAATGGCAACGGACGATACCAGATTTTCAGTTCGCGTGGTGCGATTCAACGAGAGATTGAAATGCTGCGACATACGGTGGAACAGCTCTCTTTGGAGGCAGAGGTTCCGGTTGCAGTAGGGGTAGGCTTTGGGGACACTGCTTTTTCAGCGGAAAACAATGCGCGAAAAGCAATCCAGCACGCAAAAGAACGACCGGGGGCGGGCATTGTCGTCGTGCAGGATAAGGGCGTCATGATGGAATCGGTGGGAGAAACAGAAGAGCTCGCCTATTCGTTCCGCTCCAGTGATCGCGAGCTGTTGGAAAAGCTGAACCGGGCCAATGTTAGTGTCAAATCGTATCACAAGCTGCGTGCGTTGGTTCAACGTATGGGCTGGAAGTTGTTTTCAACGACGGATATCGCTTCGCATTTGTCAATGACGGTACGAAATGCCCAGCGCATCATGGGCAGCTTGTGCGAGGTGGATTTGGCCGAGTTCAGCGGGGAAGAGCAGCAGGCTGTGCGTGGACGACCGAAGAAGCTTTATCAGTTAAAGAAATGAGGGCACCCGACGAGAGGTTTCGGGTGTTTTTTCATTTTATGTGGCTACGTGGCTACGGTGGGGAGAAGAATATTTCCAGACTAGGCTCAGTGCTCCGTCCCGCTGAGGGTTGGGACTGTCCGCTCCGAAGGGATTCGCGGGGAAACGCAAAAGTGGTAGCCGGGTACGTAGCGCGAGCACGGTTGCGTTTCTTTTGCCCGCGAATCCCTTCTCCGCTCGGTTGGACTCCACAAGTCGCTACGTCTGGAAATATTCTTCTCTATCGTAACTGACTACATTCTTCATTCTTTTAAGGCTTTAAAAACCCGTTCAACAGGAAAAGCTCGTAGAGGAAACAGGAGAAAAAAGCGAAGATCTTAGGGACACCGACCGAGACGCAATGCAAAAAGCGAAACACGCTCTTAGCGTCCACCTCTGAGACACACCCTGAATGGACTACTTTGGACGCGGTTTCGCTTTTTGCATGGAGTCGTGCAGTCAATCCCGCAGGGGGTGGCCCTAGAATCTGAGCGTTTTCTCCTGTTTCCTCCCCACCACACCAGCGAGTTAGAAGGTTCGTTATTTTTCAATAACTCAAACAACTCCTATTGAAAAAACAGCGACCCAACAATATAATTCAACTAAGCGAAAATGTCTTTTAATATTCGTATATTGTAAGGATTATCATTTCCCAGTCTTCTCATATTTCTACAGCTTGCCTATCGCACCTGGGCATGGAAAAACACATGCTCCAGAGTTAACAGGAGGAATTGAACGATGTTGGATCTGGTTTCGTTGCGAAGAGATTTTCATAGACATCCAGAGGTGGGTTTTACGGAGTTCCGTACCGCTTCCAAGGTAGTAGAGATTTTGACGTCCCTCGGCTATGAGGTCATATACGGACAAGAAGCAATCGATGGAGATTCCCGGCGGGGCTTGCCTTCCGAGGCAATTCTCGAGGCAGCGTATGAAAGAGCTTTGCGTGACGGTGCAAACCCGGCAATCGTTGGAAAAATGCGCGGTGGCTATACCGCAGTGATTGGTGTGAAGAAAGGGAAGGCACCTGGACCAACGGTTGCTTTTCGTTTTGACATGGACGCACTGCCTGTTTTAGAAAGTACGGAGCAAGACCATTTTCCACAAGCGAATGGCTTCCGTTCCCTTTATGAAGGCAACATGCATGCCTGCGCTCACGACGGTCATACCACGATTGGCTTGGGATTGGCAGAAGCGCTTGCAGCAGGAGATTTTTCCGGTACGCTCAAACTGATCTTCCAACCAGCCGAAGAAGGTGTCCGCGGTGCATACGCGATCGTGGAAAAAGGCCATTTGGATGATGTTGACTATATTTTCTGTAACCATTTGGGTGTCAATGTGCCGCTAGGTGAGGTGCACGGCGGTTCCTATGGATTTTTGGCTACCACGAAAATGATGGCGCATTTCTACGGTGTTTCTTCTCATGCTGGTGCGTGGCCAGAGCAAGGGAAAAATGCATTGCTCGGAGCGGCTACCGCCCTGTTGAACATTCATGCGATTCCGCGCTTTAGCACTGGTGATACAAGAATCAATGTGGGTGTGCTAGAAGGCGGAACAGCAGCGAACATCATTCCGGCCTATGCCAAGATGGTTGTGGAGACTCGCTCCATTACCGAAGAAGTAAATGAAGAAGTAGAAAACCGTGTACGCAACATCATTGCACACAGTGCTGCTATGCATGAGCTCGACTACAAGATCGAGGTCGTCGGAGGAGCAATCCCGATCAACTACGATGTGGAGGTGGCAGAGCTGGCGCTGGAAGAAGCCAAACAAGTAGAAGGCTTCCATTCCTTTAAGCATGGCGAGTACAACTCGATGGGCAGTGAAGATGCCAGCTTTATGATTAAACGCGTTCAGGATCGTGGCGGAAAAGGAACGTACATGGCAATTGGTACGGATATCCCGGCGCCTCACCACCATCCGAAGTTCGATATACAAGAAGAGATTTTGCCACGCAGCGTAGCGCTTTTGAACCGAATTGCCAGACGATTGCTGACGTAAAACCGTTCCTACCTGAGCGAAAGACCACGTGGATAACGAGGGCAGAGAGGATGTTTGCGAATGCATACCAAGCGAATTGCAGAAATGATTGAGAAAAAACGAGATGCCTTCATCAAGGTGAGCGACCAGATTTGGGCTTTCGCGGAGACGCGTTTTGAAGAGTATCAATCTGCTGAATTGCTAGCTCAAACACTCGAGGGAGAGGGCTTCAAGGTTGAGTTCGGTGTAGGTGGGATCAAAACGGCTTTCATCGGAAGCTTTGGCAGTGGCAATCCTGTCGTGGCGATTTTGGGAGAATTCGATGCTTTGTCGGGCATGAGTCAGAAAAAAGGTCAGACTAAAGAAGAGCCTCTCGTAGCAGGTGCAAACGGCCATGGCTGCGGTCATAACTTGCTCGGTACTGCTTCTCTTGCGGCAGCCATTGCCGTGAAAGAGTATATGGAAGAGAACAACATGAAGGGGACTGTTCGTTACTACGGCTGCCCAGGGGAAGAAGGCGGCTCCGGGAAAGCGTTTATGGCGCGAGCAGGATTGTTTGACGATGTGGACTTTGCACTTTGCTGGCACCCAATGGGCTATAACAGCATCATGTCCACTGATTCACTCGCGAACTATCAAATCTACTTCAAGTTTAAAGGAAAGAGCGCCCATGCGGCAGCAAGTCCACATCTCGGTCGAAGCGCACTGGATGCGGTCGAATTGATGAACGTCGGTGTGAACTACTTGCGTGAGCACATTATCCCGGAGGCACGTGTTCACTATGCCATCACGAACTCCGGCGGCTTGTCGCCAAATGTGGTTCAACCAAAAGCAGAGGTGCTGTACCTCATACGTGCGCCAAAGGTTGATCAAGTACAGGAGATTTACGAGCGCGTATGCAAAATTGCGCAAGGCGCTGCGCTCATGACCGAAACAGAGGTAGAGATCGTATTCGACAAAGCGTGCTCGAACCTCGTGCAAAACAAACTGCTCGAAGAGGTCATGTACAAAAACTTCCAGGAGCTGGGCGTCCCTATGCATGATGAAGCGGAACTGCAATTGGCAAAAGAAATACGTGCGACACTGTCCAAGCAGGAACTAGCCACTTCGGAAAAACAGTCATCAGACATGCCAGCTCCAGACATGGTGACATGGCTCAATCCATACGACGGATCAAAAATCCCGTTGAACGGCTCCACGGATGTAGGGGATGTGAGCTGGATTACGCCAACAGCACAATGCACAACTGCGTGCTATGTGAATGGCTCCACGCTGCATTCCTGGCAATGGGTGTCCCTCGGGGCGACATCCATGGCACATAAAGGGATGCTGCATGCGGGGAAAGTCATGGCTTCTACAGCGATTGACATGCTGAAAAATCCAAAGCTGATCGAACAGGCAAAAGCCGAGCTGAAACAGCGTCTGGGCGGTCAAACATATGTGTGCCCGATCCCAGAAGGTGTCATGCCTTCTGCGAAAAAATAAGCGACATACGGAAATAACAAGCGGACGACTTCTGAACGATCAGGGTCGTCTTTTTTGTTCAAGAGCAAGGTCCTCGTGTAGAATAGCCAAAAGGAGTTGCGAAAACAGATGAAAGCCCTGCTCATGTTGTCTTACGCCTCATTGCAATCAATCGATGATATACTGCCCTTTTATACCCATCTGTTTCATGGCAAAATTCCCTCGCCGGATACGTTGAAGGCAGCCAAGGCACGCTTTCAATCCATTGGCGTTGCAGATCCGCTTGGTTCTGTAACAGCTCGGCAAGCCATGGCCATAGAACGACGGTTGAATCTAATTGGAGGCGGCGAGCGAATCAAAGTCTATCAAGCTACGAAGCATACGTCTCCTTTTGTGCACGAGACGGTTCAACAAATGGTCGCAGACGGTGTTACCAAGTTGTACGCGTTTCCGACATCCCCCTTGTATTCAAGAACGGGAACGGCTGCCTATTATCAAAGTGTCCGAAAAGCGCTCGAAGCTAGCGGTGCAAACATTCCAGTTGTGGAAATCAATCATTGGCACCGCTATCCGGGGATTGCAGAAGCGATCAGTCTTCGTCTACGAACGGCACTGCAATGGCTCTCCATGGAAAATCGTTCCGAAATGACTGTGTTGTTTACGGCTCACAGTCAACCCGGGGTGCCAGAAGTGAACAACGAGTTCATCCAAGCTTTTACGGAATTAGCTGAAGAGGTCGCCCTGCGAGCTGATTGCAAGAAGTGGATGCTCGCTTACCGAAGCGCAGGGCCAGCCCCGCAGAAATGGTTAGGACCGGATGTACTTGCGATGATAGAAAAAGTGGCTGAGTCAGGCGGCAAGGCAGTCGTTGTCTGTGACTTACTGTCTTTGACCGAAAATGTAGAGGCAATTTTCGATTGCAGAATCCATTGCAGAATGAAAGCAGAAGCTTGCGGGCTGGAGTTTGTCTCTACTGAATTCCTGAATGATTCGGCTGACTATATGGACGCTCTTGTGGAGCTGATTCATGAGAGAATGAAGCAGTCCGAATGATATTCTTTCTCTTCTTTATTGTTGTAGCGTGAAAATGTAGCTTTTAACGATGTTCTTTATATTTGGTTCCCAGATATTTCATTTGACCAAGTAGATCGCTCATGTTATATTGAAAGTCCGCCTTTCAAAAACGGGCGAAATTACAGAAACAAAACGAAAGACTTCAAATATTACCAGTTGACTCGGAGTCATCATACATGGTATATTATGAGTCCGGCACTTTTGAAGTGCTAGTGAAAAATGCTCTTTGAAAACTGAACAGCGAAAGCGTTAATGAGTCTATCATGAAATGATTTGCCAGCTTTGAACCAGTAACAAACTTTATTGGAGAGTTTGATCCTGGCTCAGGACGAACGCTGGCGGCGTGCCTAATACATGCAAGTCGAGCGAGTCTCTTCGGAGGCTAGCGGCGGACGGGTGAGTAACACGTAGGCAACCTGCCTCTCAGACTGGGATAACATAGGGAAACTTATGCTAATACCGGATAGGTTTTTGGATCGCATGATCCGAAAAGAAAAGATGGCTTCGGCTATCACTGGGAGATGGGCCTGCGGCGCATTAGCTAGTTGGTGGGGTAACGGCCTACCAAGGCGACGATGCGTAGCCGACCTGAGAGGGTGACCGGCCACACTGGGACTGAGACACGGCCCAGACTCCTACGGGAGGCAGCAGTAGGGAATTTTCCACAATGGACGAAAGTCTGATGGAGCAACGCCGCGTGAACGATGAAGGTCTTCGGATTGTAAAGTTCTGTTGTTAGGGACGAATAAGTACCGTTCGAATAGGGCGGTACCTTGACGGTACCTGACGAGAAAGCCACGGCTAACTACGTGCCAGCAGCCGCGGTAATACGTAGGT
The window above is part of the Brevibacillus brevis NBRC 100599 genome. Proteins encoded here:
- a CDS encoding amidohydrolase, whose amino-acid sequence is MLDLVSLRRDFHRHPEVGFTEFRTASKVVEILTSLGYEVIYGQEAIDGDSRRGLPSEAILEAAYERALRDGANPAIVGKMRGGYTAVIGVKKGKAPGPTVAFRFDMDALPVLESTEQDHFPQANGFRSLYEGNMHACAHDGHTTIGLGLAEALAAGDFSGTLKLIFQPAEEGVRGAYAIVEKGHLDDVDYIFCNHLGVNVPLGEVHGGSYGFLATTKMMAHFYGVSSHAGAWPEQGKNALLGAATALLNIHAIPRFSTGDTRINVGVLEGGTAANIIPAYAKMVVETRSITEEVNEEVENRVRNIIAHSAAMHELDYKIEVVGGAIPINYDVEVAELALEEAKQVEGFHSFKHGEYNSMGSEDASFMIKRVQDRGGKGTYMAIGTDIPAPHHHPKFDIQEEILPRSVALLNRIARRLLT
- a CDS encoding M20 family metallopeptidase, yielding MHTKRIAEMIEKKRDAFIKVSDQIWAFAETRFEEYQSAELLAQTLEGEGFKVEFGVGGIKTAFIGSFGSGNPVVAILGEFDALSGMSQKKGQTKEEPLVAGANGHGCGHNLLGTASLAAAIAVKEYMEENNMKGTVRYYGCPGEEGGSGKAFMARAGLFDDVDFALCWHPMGYNSIMSTDSLANYQIYFKFKGKSAHAAASPHLGRSALDAVELMNVGVNYLREHIIPEARVHYAITNSGGLSPNVVQPKAEVLYLIRAPKVDQVQEIYERVCKIAQGAALMTETEVEIVFDKACSNLVQNKLLEEVMYKNFQELGVPMHDEAELQLAKEIRATLSKQELATSEKQSSDMPAPDMVTWLNPYDGSKIPLNGSTDVGDVSWITPTAQCTTACYVNGSTLHSWQWVSLGATSMAHKGMLHAGKVMASTAIDMLKNPKLIEQAKAELKQRLGGQTYVCPIPEGVMPSAKK
- a CDS encoding ferrochelatase; translation: MKALLMLSYASLQSIDDILPFYTHLFHGKIPSPDTLKAAKARFQSIGVADPLGSVTARQAMAIERRLNLIGGGERIKVYQATKHTSPFVHETVQQMVADGVTKLYAFPTSPLYSRTGTAAYYQSVRKALEASGANIPVVEINHWHRYPGIAEAISLRLRTALQWLSMENRSEMTVLFTAHSQPGVPEVNNEFIQAFTELAEEVALRADCKKWMLAYRSAGPAPQKWLGPDVLAMIEKVAESGGKAVVVCDLLSLTENVEAIFDCRIHCRMKAEACGLEFVSTEFLNDSADYMDALVELIHERMKQSE
- a CDS encoding SDR family oxidoreductase, encoding MSILITGATGKLGSLIIEQLLKRVERERLIACVHRLDKAIQLRELGIEVRQADYDDPLSLERSFAGGSKLLFISSPHTDDTVRVRQHSHVIEAAKKANITHLVYTSFAFLEKANISLTHLHLATEHAIRTTGIPYTFLRNGLYSDVIAAFGIQQAIETGELITYPGKWSFHTVTREDLSLAAATVISTEGHENQTYELTASRAWNFVELAEVLAARTGKSIRHREDPVAESWLYHFLMQIDASSTTTDLERIIGKPTASLEQMVRQIMEQA